TGTTAGTGACATTCATAAACAACATAGTATGCgaaaaaagcgccactaatataTCATTTTATTGTAGTGTCtattctaatttatttatttgagaaaagatatatgaaattaattttatagaaaaatacattcagttaataataaaataaaatactataagcttcaaaaaaattttgtagtaataaatgaaaaaataaatttataaggaCAATTTAGTGTAATGCGTTTAGATAATCTTCAATTTCGTCAACtgaatatcaaaattttatattccGACCAAAGGAATCAAATAGAGCAATGTATCATACTGATTACTATACCAAGTAATCttttattaccaaaaataatttcacaTTATCTAAACTAAAGTCTCTTccaaaataattatgaaaataaaataataattttaaaagtcaAATTCAACAAAGaactatttattatatttaaaaaaagtttaaatggACAACTTTTGTTATCTAAACGGGAATAACAATATAGTTTGGTTTATTGGGACTTAACTCTGTTAGTATGGTTGCTATTGCAATATATAATAGGAACATAGGTTAATACATTCGAAATTTGACCCAAAACCAAATCCAAACCAATCTCaaatatatactaaaataaatttgaCCCGACTAAATCCATTCGAAacctaatttgaaaaataattcgACCTTCACCAATCAAATTGAAACAAGTTGATTTCAGATTCCTTTTCATCCCTAGCTGAGCCTTTAAAATAAAACACTTATGGTTTGTTGTCACAATAGGTTAATACATTTATCACCATTAGCAAAACGACAAGTTTGTGAATACGAGTTTGAGTGTGTGTTTAGAAAAAAAACGCACGACTCCCTCGCTTTATCATTTTTTGTTTGGTTATTTCCTTGTGCAGCTCATACTAATAAATGCAGTATCTGAAATTTTATTgctagaaaaagaagaagatatcACCTGGAGTTTCAATATTTTGTAACGTATCTTCCAATCTCTTCTCCCATCCCTCGTCGGAGAAAATGGTTTCAAGTGCGGTTGCTCCAGCCACTTCCAACCCTCCTGCTAGAGTCAGATATTTGATTCGAGGGCTTGCTTCTGAAGAAACCCGAGAGCAATCACTTGATGTTCTTTGCAAGGTATCAgacactttattttttcttttttcttctttcttcttaacTACCTTTTTAGtttctgaaaagaagaaattcATCAAATAACTCAAAACGCATAGAAAAAGTTAGAACATggtaatatacaaaataaaacacTAATCAATTTTgggttctttattttatttttgatttaataaaggAATATTGTAGAATCGttcttaatatttcaaaatattagttgtcatatttttttaaaatttttataatcaatatattttttatcaaagaATATTTAAGAAAATTCCATAATTAATTTCTTTGAAATACTGAAAAAGGGCGAAATTCTAAATAAATTAAACCTTCATATAACTATGAGTTAGAGTAATAAAGATTTTAACAACCTAAATACATACATGCATGTATAGATagtgctttttttttaaaacttttcaatttctaaattctaaaaaatgGCTGCTCATTTGTAATCTTTTCTTCTCTCTACAGAATAGACTGGCTTATGACAATTTGGCAGTGCTGTTATGGAATTCTTTTGGTATTATGAGTGTCCTTTTGAAGGTAGGTCTTGCTATTTCATTCTATGTTACTTCTAGAACATATTTGAGCATGGGTGGAGGTACAATTGAAGGGGAAAAAAAAAGCATATTTACATCTTATACATCTAGATTTCAATTTCAATGTTCTAGGTATATAGGTTGGAattgttttattgaaaatgagttatattttttaaaagggtAAATCAATTTGCaagataaataatttattttttattattttaaaaattattttccacCTCAAACTTTTTATCacgaaataaacataaaaaatacaaaaaaaaaatttcctgcAGATACGAAGCCACCCGAAATTTTCATCCGTAGAATAGTCATATTCATCTACCAGACCATGTTAGTCTCTAAGAAAATCATAAACTTCAAAGCTTTGTTGATAGATACATTGGTCACACCAATTCTGTAGTAAATGGATTTATGTAACTGTTCATTATTCAGATAATAACTTCAGTTTACCGTCCACTGTTATCCGACGGCCTTACTGAAAATGTTGTAACACAAGTCTGCAATGCTATAGCCCTTTTCCAGGTCCACTCTTctactttcattttctttcatttttccttttatatGTTAAGAATCTCAAAGGTGAGCTTGCCTTTGTTTTAAGGTTAGTAAAGTTAGTATTTGTAGATTATATTAAATTTCAGTTGTATGAAAATCTTAATGACATCATTCTTTGAATTTTTATAGTGTGTAGCTTCTCACCCCGATACAAGGATTCCATTTATCAGAGGTAACTTcacttttgagtcatcaaattcaaTTATTGTTGGCTACTCTAATGgaaataaatatttcttttgTAGCTACAATGCCAGTGTATCTTTATCCCTTCTTGAACACCATGAGCAATGAAAGGAGCTACGAATGTCTAAGGATTACCAgcttaggtgtgatcgggtcccTAGCAAAGGTAGCTTCACCAAACACCTTCTGTTCTTTTTTTCGTGTCAACTTCTCGCagaatacatacatacatacatacatacatacatacatacatacatagagGTCATGATGGAGTTGAATTAAATGTTTTTTACTCAAGTTAATATGGTTTGTACTAATGATGATGGAGTTTTGGAACTGTGCAGGTAGAGGATCCAGAAGTGATAGAGTACCTGCTTTCAACTCAAATATTTCCCAGTTGCCTACGCTGCATGGAGGTTGGCAAAACATTGTCACGAACAGTGAGTCACTGCACTTTCTTCTGATATACAAACCTATAACTGTTGTTTCACTTATTTCTtcactcttttgttttttttctttttatgttcatACTCATGTCAACTTATGTTAACAACAATGGGTATGAACTAAAACCGACATGACTAGTGACTTGAGGTTATACTTAAATAAAGACATTATTTTATTGGAAAGTTACAATTTTGACATTATTTGGAGGCCCTTGCTGATAAATTTTGGGTTAATATTTTGGTTTCAATATTTAATTCGATACATGAGTTTTATTTTGTCCCAATTCGATACTTGAGTTTGGTTTCAATATTTAGTTTAGTATCTGATTTCTTTCAAATTAATACTTGAGTTTTTCTTAATTTGTCTCGTACAAGTATTTATGTTtgacttcaatgttcaatttgggACCTAAAGTTTTTTTTGTCGCAATCAAATACCTATGGTTTTTTTACTAGACCacatatgtcaaatatttattgagTCACATGATGTTTCGTTTGAATATCAAATTGAACAGAAGCCAAACTTAGgtaccaaaataaatattaaaatcaaatatagGTATTTGTATGAGACAAATAAAAGCTTTCAGTATAAATAAAGCTCAACTATCAAAATTGAACATTAAAGTCAAATATAAGTACCAAACGACGTATTAAGCTTAATTTTTTCTGCCTTAAAAAAACTATTAGGGGGAAAAATTGTACACAACTATGTTACGTGGATTCTGGGGTTAAGGGAAAGAAAAATCCGGGGTAACTTACTTAAGACACCATGTGATGCTGTGACTACCGTGTATTATTCCACATTTTCAGTGTAAAAATCATAGCAATGAAATCTTAAAAAGTCCATGAAAATGAAATTAAGGAAAAAGGTAAACACTGGGAATAAACCAATGGGCTTATAAGAGATATTGTAATTTTCAGCACCATAATTGTATCATCTATGGCGTTACTATATCTTAGACATGCAAGCTTCTTAGTTATATTCTTGATGCTAATATGTTTAACATTATCATCTGCTAATACAATAATGGATGGTACAGGTGTCCACATTTATAATTTACAGAATCTTACTAAGTGAGAAAGGGCTAGAGTACTGTTTCGTTCTTGCTGAACGATATCTCTCAGTATCCCAATGTTTGGGAAAATTGGTTGAAAACCTTAGTGAAGATGATGCAGAAAATTTGCCTCAGCTCCTCAAAAACATCATCGGATGTTACCTCAGGCTCTCCGAAAACGAAAGGTTAGctaaaaacaaatgttttaatcTTACCAGTTCATTCTTTAATGGATGAAACTCTGTGTTTAGGACAAGGCCACAATTGTCGAGCTACGTTCCATGGAAGTTGTTAGATCATAAATATGCAAACATCGTTCGGGTAAGCTTCAAAACTTCATTTCATGCATATGAACACATGCAAATTAGAATGGTTAAACCCTAAAGCTTATACATAATATTCAATTCCGTTTGCAGAGTGATCCAGAGGCCCTTGCTGACCTACGACAATTGGTTTGCAATTTAAGGACAAGCAAGAGTTGTACAACCCACTGTACCGACGACCAACCAGCGAGCAGCGACTCATCCGGGTCGTCCATTCCATGATGGTTACCTTATTCAGACTGGGCAAGGCAGTGACCGGGGAACATACAATATACAATATCAATACCCCATACTCGTTAAGATATTACCCTATAGAATTGTACTGTAGGTGTATAGGGATGGCTATGTAGGCCAAAAACAACTCCGTAATGGCTGCCAGTTaattacccttaatattttatgtttacaGATACAATGCATAATCTCTGTCTTGCCTATATCTATatggaatatatataaaaaataaatttgaatatatcGGTGTTAGATGACATTGAGTATTACAGGCCAATCACTTGATTTTGATGGAGACTATATTATAAACGTCTCAATGGTCATAGGAGACTTTGCGCATGGTATTAATAATCCGTCGCCATTCACATTGATGTtgaatttgttatttttcaattttaatcaaTTTGTCTTCACATGAGTTTCAAGCGGTagatttctgttttttttttttgcaatcaaGATTTTACAGTTTTCAGCATTTGCAATAAATGCTAACATACTACCAAATGTAATCATACCCCCAACTAAAATAACCCACACCCAAGtacaaaaaccaaatttaaactgATAACTGCAAACAATCACCTAGTAGAACCCCAAAATCCCTTCTGTTAAACAACCCTCTAAGCAAAATACAAAACCAACACAAAAAACCTCATAACAGCATACCAACTCACATAAACGAACATAACAACATCACTCCAAAAATCACCACCACGCCTTAAACATACCAAGCCTTTTCATTCCTGCTGCTGCTAATGTATTTGCCATTTCAATGCCATTCGGCTTTGCTTTTGAAAAAGTTACCTCATGCACACAGGCTAGTCTCCTTTCCAAATCTGCAAATGTAGCTTGTTGTGACCAAGGTCTCCTGTCTTTATTCAATAACCAATTATATGCCACCAATGATCCATTTTCACCAATAATCGAGCCAATTCCACTCCACCCTATCTCAATTATTACATCCAACGCAATAATTATAGCTCCTAATTCAGCTGAATCTGCATTAATGGCATCGCATGGTCCCAAGAATAAAGCTCTTACAAGTTCATCCTCGTCTCTCAGCATACTTCCACAGCCCATAGCTTCCTCAGTTGCCATTCCGCTTACGTTATACTTTAGCCACCCATGAGGAGGATAACGCCAACCCAGTGTAATAGGTTTAGAAAACCTACACTTGGATGGTCATAACCACCATGATCTTTCTTGtaccatacattcatcaaaagCAGCTATTACCCACAACAATGCTTTCATCTTGGAATGAAATATCAGCGTATCCATCGACAACACCTTTCTTTCAAACATCATCCCGTTTCTACATTAAAGTCTCCTCCAATAATCCATAGACTTGAAAACTGGTTTCTCAAATCTGTTAACATCCCTATAAAGTTCTTTGCTCGGACACATTTTTAGGAGTGTAATAGGTCAATTTTGACCTGGGCCTGAAAAAAgtaaaaccaaataataaaagtCCAAAAAAATTTTATAGTCCATTACAAAACAAACAATAGGCCCACTACCCATTCTAGCCCAAATTACATTGAACAGCCCAATTTACAATAAACCCAAACCTAAGACCCAAAACATAAAAACCCTAAGCCCAATCCTATGGCCCAAAATTAAACTAGTAGAATGAAACCCTAGCACCCCATGCTAGTCGCCGCTACTCCCCCGTACTGTCACGTCACCTCCGTACCCTCCACGTTGCCACCACCGCACCCCAACATGTACGGCCTCCGTACCTCCAGAAGAAAACGGCagtagagaaaagaaaaaaagagcaaaaaacaGTTGTAATGAatttcagctataaaagccactaTACAAAATTTGTAACCTTTTTTTACGGACAAATTCGAAATACAAAAGGAAGAGGTTTTGAAATAGATTCAAGAATCAAAAggtctttttcatcttttttattttttatttttttttttcaaaaaaaataaacaaataagtagtTTTTTTTAACCTGTCGATCGAACTCCCCCACCGTCGAATACCACCGACATCCGAATGCCTGAACCCACGTGGGTTTTGATGGGGTTGTAAAAAGGGGATGAAAGCTTTTTTTTATgtagttttttatatatttttttatttaaaaaaaatagatttgaaaaaattttttaaaaggggAGAAGAAGGGAAAAAGGTTGAAAAGCTCTCTTTTTTGCAGCTCCGGCCACGGCGAAGCTGCGGCGGAGGCCTGTCCGCCTCTATGGCCGAACATGGGTTGAGAGAGAAGAGGGGAgagcaaatttttttttgaatgagGGTTAAATGAaggattaaaaaaattttggggcTTAAATAAGGGTCACTAAACGGCACTGTTTTATCAGACTTTCGACatttaagacattaagtaatcaattaggtaccaattttgggtgttacgagggtgctaatccttcctcatacgtaactgactcccgaatccattttctcgaatttcgtagaccaaaattattgttttagtaaatcaaaatattttattaaaacaaccaaattacgaGGTGATTCCATCACACCTCATGAAAAAAATATTGGTGACGACTCcaactttctttttttaaataaaaagtcgacactgtttcttttcaaaaaaatggtttcgacagcttggagactccgctggggaccaatattaagagagtcaagccgtaaattgattattttttgtccttttgttgaaaattggaaattcgatttaaaattacgatattttcatttcattttcgtgGTTTGTGTCATTTGATATGTTTACTTTTGGTTCGAGTCTCTTAGTATACTTTCATGCATCATATTGCATATCCGCTCGGCTATACCTTTTAAgtaggagtgagaaactattccttcgtgaggtcttcacctccatgcaggatagtggatcgcttttgggatacacccgtacctatgtcttcgtgagattttcatctcagtgcagccataaggaaatgtattcccctgaactgaactcggtccgtataagcctataatgggtgaggatcgaggtaTCTaccggttcaggtacccttacctTAGAACCGAACCTTATATAGTGAGCCCTAAGAGCCtgccctaggtagaaccacaccaaaCCCAAGTAGTTACCCGAATAGGTGTTGTATTTGTTGTTTATTTCTTCTGTACTGacgtgttttgttttgttttgtttttgattgtattgcattgcatcatcatagaaaagaggtgttaaTTCACATTTAgttactaaatagagagcttgtcatggaaaatggatttcttgataaagtggaatacAATACGGCTATCCGAATATGGTCCGAAAAAATGCAACGAGAGAAGGATGATAGTCTGATAGAGGAATACACGACTTTGTTTCATTGCTCGAGGATTCAAGCCGACAAAGACTATTCAAAAGCCGTTAATGTCTCAACTTTCTTAAAGAAGCTAACAAGTCTCACGGGCAATAGGTCGCAGCCtgaatcaagcaaaaaggagctagTAGAGGTATCTAttgaaaagtttgcgagatttgatCTTAACATCAGCATATGAAGAAAGGGATCGATGTCTTCACTTGGAGtatgagggcaaggccgtatatgtttccgctttatgtaaagagatttgttttctagaaaagttgttctaatagaattgaattcagaatcaacgcctctctttctttttgcattcattctatgcatctgcattacattgcatcatatgtattagattttcacaaaaggaccctaattaagtaaaattatttcaattaatttggaAACTGAAAAAAATCCACCAACTAAACATCGTTACGGTACGCACGCCAAGAAAAAAgttatggatcaaagattagaaagGTTAGAACAACTCCAAAGATAAATTGAAGAGCAATTGCAAGCACAAATACAATAACAATTGGCTAAAATTCAATAAGATATGaaggatcagatgctagaatcccAAAGGAACATGATgaactaattaactaaattacTAACCGGTGGgctagaaaaaggaaagaatcATGCGGTTAATACCGGAGATGATAATGAAGATCCTCTTTACCCCTAGGTTTTACAGACACAACCCGAGGTGTACCCACGAAGGTCATCTGTTACAATCAGGCCACAACAGTTTCAGGCTGGTGTTTCGACACTGATGAACTACCAAACATGCTCAGGCTCTAATCCAGGGGATAACCAAACTAATTCTATTGTCTCGGATCTTGATGATATAACAGAAATAGAAAGGGTAAGGGTAGAGCTCCCGAAACAACTTGAAGACCGATGCAGATGGTTAGAAGAAAAATTCAAAGCAATGGAAAGTGCTAATTATCATTGTGGAATTGATGCTAAGGATTTGAGCTTGGTTCCAGAGCTACTACTTCCCCCCAAGTTTAAAACACTGGAGTTTGAGAAATATAACGGGACGAGctgtcctgaagctcacatcaccatgttctgcagacAAATAACAGGGTATGTCAATAATGATCAACTATTAATTCATTACTTCTAAGACAGTCTGGTTAGGGCAacatccaaatggtacaaccaattgagccgTACCAAGATCAATTCATGGAAGGACATAGCACAAGATTTTATGAAGCAGTATAGTCACGTGACAGATATGacccctgatagaatcactttgcaaaacatggagaagaaacaaaatgagagcttcaggcaatatgccTAAAGGTAGAGGGAAGTTGTCAtacaagtccagccacctctcttagaaaaaaaaatcacaatgcttttcatcaacactttaaaagctccattcatcactcacatgttagGAAGCGTCACTAAGAGTTTCGAACATAGTGATGAcaggtgaaatgattgaaaatgcagtGAGAAGCTGTAAGATAGATGCGGGGGGAAGCACCAAAAGATCAGCCGTAAGGAAAAGATAGAATGAGGTGAATAACGCAAGCATATATAACAAGGGTTATTCGAAACCACTCATGTGAGTCAGCCGAAGATAGTAACCACTAGCCATCAAGGCCCCCCAAGACAAGAATCCAATACAAGAAGAAATACAGAAAGACTACAGTTCACACTCATACCAATGTCGTATAGGGAGTTGTATCAGAATCTATTTGATGCACACGTGGTATCCCCTTTCTACCTAAAACCTATGCAACCTCTATTTCCTAAATGGTACAATGCAAATgctcaatgtgaataccatgcagggatcaCCAGGCATTCAACTGAGAATTGTACCACATTTAAAAATTTGGTCTAAAGGTTCATAAAAATGAGAATTGTAAAGTTTGACGACCTATCAGGACCAAATGTGGCAGGAAACCCGTTACCCAATCATGCTGACCAAGGGGTAAACGGGATAAATGAAGGTAGGAGTAAGAAAATCAGATGTGATGTTGTGAAAGTTAAAACCCCTCTAAGATGGGTTTGAAAAGAGATGGTAGAAAGGGAATTAATCGTACTAGATTCAGAGGAGAGATTTGAAGGGATGAGGAACTATTGTGAGTTCCATACTAGAGAGAGGCATGAGATCCAAGAATGCATCGAGTTCAGGGCCTTAGTGCAATACCTGAtggataataaagaaataaattttatgaagagatcaaaggccCAGAAGGAATGTTGAAAAATCTGAACATCAACGCTATATCCGAAGAAAGAACTGGAGAAGGGAATTTGTCAAGCATCTGCCCTTACATACTTGGGAATGTTTTAAACAATGGGACTGTGGAGGAGATCCTTGTATTTTTTAGAGCTATTTTAGAGTAACATTCAAAACACGCCTGTTGCTTTAAGCTtagaagcaataagaatccttttgtaaAATAGGCTTATGcccaaaatctttatttcaataaaatacatctttgctatcattttgagcaaatattcttttattctttccatttcacaCTATACAAACAATTATtattagattcttttattttttagactttctttcaaatattcttttattcttcattcatgatcatattATACAaacaattattcttagattcatttattctttggaataCTCCTTCATACCTAcaataggtctccagatatcaacgacatgagcgaCGCTGCTACtgacttagaatctccttttgagcaagatatgtatCTAGAGGGATCTTAGGACTGTGAAGATGATAGAGATTGTGACCTACctcttgatttgttaaggatggtagaacaagatgaaaaatagatcctaccttacaaagggTCAGTGGACATTGTGAGCCTaagaaagaggtgaagatcgaGGCCTATATCACCACAGAGACAAAGTGAGATGTCATTGAGTTATTTTAAGAATGCAAAGATGTTTTCGTATGatcatatcaagatatgcctgggctgcTAATGTTGGAACGCCGGTGCCTCCAAGGCgcagtggaaaaataaaataattaaagatattcCGGCGATCCAAACTATGGATCCATGTGTAAAGAACGTATCGGGGTGataaaaggtttcgaaattaccgaaacttcaatctgagtagacagcgatgcCTAGGCAACGGGAAtcctgaaccactatcgaaccaagccgcaacctttctgatgtcggcctctacgtagtccacccagttgacaatgaacggtagaaaaatctcagaaactatttcagtgatttttatgcttgacAGCTGCTAGACCCTTTAGCATAGTTTCaggcttatttatatattatttctttagggtttttacccttgccatatataacacccttttaattggtataacttttttttaataaatattaattcattaaaattaatctgaacataatagtcaccattaaaataaatataataatgtttaaccgaaaatcataattacattaattataataaagatttcggtaagctatatttatttaaacttatatacgaaccaaattcatatactaatgaaattatgttctgattatgtgtacaacatccttgtacgtatagtatgttcaataatttgattgcccaattaaattaattctataattaatttaattcatctgacaatcaaaatacaataccaactatgttttactccgttcatttcaaccatagggtgtgaccctataggttcttgtaacgttagcagtaatattagaacgattctaatgttacaaacaatgagtggcatctagcaatgcatcattgctacctaagttatgagaagtcatgattcgacataaccttttgtgattaacctttcatgcatgaatacttaagtcctatatctttggaatggacacaagtcatggaatagtcacacttgcatagtccatcccatgtttcttgataccttaagtgaactatgatacacaaataagtatgacatctcatatcaacttatttgagcatggccatgcatttctagtctcactcaatcaagtggcctaagatattactcccattatgtaggagggacttatcctatattgatcaaccatatccctctacatagattatggtatatccaacatcagtctttatagaacaaccagttacgatgttcgtttgactatatcaaaaatacaactcacgatgttgggataatgatgatctcaagtatgaggatcatatacatattaatcactatgagtaatgttatgacaattacataataatccaagaacaTACTCATAataggtcagtccaatatgttgttctctaag
The Gossypium hirsutum isolate 1008001.06 chromosome A07, Gossypium_hirsutum_v2.1, whole genome shotgun sequence genome window above contains:
- the LOC107955647 gene encoding CCR4-NOT transcription complex subunit 9 isoform X2, encoding MVSSAVAPATSNPPARVRYLIRGLASEETREQSLDVLCKNRLAYDNLAVLLWNSFGIMSVLLKCVASHPDTRIPFIRATMPVYLYPFLNTMSNERSYECLRITSLGVIGSLAKVEDPEVIEYLLSTQIFPSCLRCMEVGKTLSRTVSTFIIYRILLSEKGLEYCFVLAERYLSVSQCLGKLVENLSEDDAENLPQLLKNIIGCYLRLSENERTRPQLSSYVPWKLLDHKYANIVRSDPEALADLRQLVCNLRTSKSCTTHCTDDQPASSDSSGSSIP
- the LOC107955647 gene encoding cell differentiation protein rcd1 isoform X1, with amino-acid sequence MVSSAVAPATSNPPARVRYLIRGLASEETREQSLDVLCKNRLAYDNLAVLLWNSFGIMSVLLKIITSVYRPLLSDGLTENVVTQVCNAIALFQCVASHPDTRIPFIRATMPVYLYPFLNTMSNERSYECLRITSLGVIGSLAKVEDPEVIEYLLSTQIFPSCLRCMEVGKTLSRTVSTFIIYRILLSEKGLEYCFVLAERYLSVSQCLGKLVENLSEDDAENLPQLLKNIIGCYLRLSENERTRPQLSSYVPWKLLDHKYANIVRSDPEALADLRQLVCNLRTSKSCTTHCTDDQPASSDSSGSSIP